The following are from one region of the Solidesulfovibrio sp. genome:
- a CDS encoding ABC transporter permease, translating into MIPPGGVQGQRPWPPEALSGYLLLGLLLLGWEAAARAGWIGPDLLPPASAVTGELWRLAVSGELWRQGGATLGRVLAGFVVGGGLGAALGFGCGVYPGLGRAVGVTAEFLRPMPSVALIPIGILFLGIGFGLCVAIAAFACAWPAYVAALAGAGAAGPELRDTARVYGLSPGEAIRLVRLPAALPQVLSGLRVALSVAVAVTVTTEMAASPSGLGSFILECALARRPEGMYAGIAAVGLLGFGVNACFLALRGRLLRWLPRRGR; encoded by the coding sequence ATGATCCCCCCCGGTGGGGTCCAGGGGCAACGCCCCTGGCCGCCGGAGGCACTCTCCGGCTATCTCCTCCTCGGACTTCTCCTCCTTGGCTGGGAAGCGGCGGCGCGCGCGGGCTGGATCGGGCCGGATCTGCTGCCGCCGGCCTCGGCCGTGACCGGGGAATTGTGGCGCCTGGCCGTGTCGGGCGAGTTGTGGCGCCAGGGCGGGGCGACGCTTGGCCGGGTGCTGGCGGGATTCGTCGTGGGCGGCGGGCTGGGCGCGGCCTTGGGCTTTGGCTGCGGCGTGTATCCGGGCCTTGGCCGGGCGGTCGGGGTCACGGCGGAATTTCTGCGCCCCATGCCGTCGGTGGCGCTCATTCCCATCGGCATCCTGTTTCTCGGCATCGGTTTCGGGCTGTGTGTGGCCATCGCCGCCTTTGCCTGCGCCTGGCCGGCCTATGTGGCCGCCTTGGCCGGGGCCGGGGCGGCCGGGCCGGAGCTTCGCGACACGGCCCGGGTCTACGGCCTGTCCCCGGGGGAGGCCATCCGGCTGGTGCGGCTGCCGGCCGCCCTGCCGCAGGTGCTTTCCGGGCTTCGGGTTGCGCTTTCCGTGGCCGTGGCCGTGACCGTGACCACGGAAATGGCCGCCTCGCCCAGCGGCCTGGGCTCGTTCATCCTGGAATGCGCGCTGGCCCGGCGGCCCGAGGGCATGTACGCCGGCATCGCCGCCGTGGGGCTGCTGGGCTTTGGCGTCAACGCCTGTTTCCTGGCCCTGCGCGGCCGGCTGCTGCGCTGGCTGCCGCGAAGGGGGCGCTAG
- a CDS encoding ABC transporter permease subunit, which yields MARRFSGLLVALGLAVAWEAVSRAKLVSPLYFPPVTVIAATFAKLTVSGLLPAQAGLTLGRALAGLALATGCAVPLGLAMGVSRRMRGLLSPLVEVLRPVPPPAIIPAAMLFLGIGEAMKVFVVFFACVFPILVSTADGARAVPPLFRLTAAAYGVSRLDTLARVLLPAAGPSVAAGLRTALPMGLIVAVLSEMIGATSGLGHYILRMQRTFAIPEMYAGVLALGLLGLGLNAAAQWGLSKLSPWRKPPGDGMGE from the coding sequence ATGGCCCGGCGCTTTTCCGGCCTCCTTGTGGCCTTGGGCCTGGCCGTGGCCTGGGAGGCGGTATCCCGGGCCAAGCTCGTCTCGCCGCTGTATTTCCCGCCCGTGACGGTCATTGCCGCCACTTTCGCCAAGCTGACGGTTTCGGGGCTGCTGCCGGCCCAGGCCGGGCTGACCCTCGGCCGGGCCCTGGCCGGGCTGGCCCTGGCCACGGGCTGCGCCGTGCCCTTGGGGCTGGCCATGGGCGTCTCGCGACGGATGCGCGGCCTGCTGTCGCCGCTGGTGGAGGTTTTGCGGCCGGTGCCGCCGCCGGCCATCATCCCGGCGGCCATGCTGTTTCTGGGCATCGGCGAGGCCATGAAGGTATTCGTGGTCTTTTTCGCCTGCGTTTTCCCCATCCTGGTCAGCACGGCCGACGGGGCGCGGGCGGTGCCGCCGCTGTTTCGGCTCACGGCCGCCGCCTACGGCGTGTCGCGCCTGGACACCCTGGCCCGGGTGCTGCTGCCGGCCGCCGGACCGAGCGTGGCCGCCGGGTTGCGCACGGCTTTGCCCATGGGGCTGATCGTGGCCGTGCTGTCCGAGATGATCGGGGCCACCAGCGGCCTGGGGCACTACATCCTGCGCATGCAGCGCACCTTCGCCATCCCGGAGATGTACGCCGGGGTGCTTGCCCTGGGGCTTTTGGGCCTGGGGCTCAACGCGGCCGCCCAGTGGGGGCTTTCGAAGCTTTCGCCCTGGCGCAAACCCCCCGGGGACGGTATGGGGGAATAG
- a CDS encoding ABC transporter substrate-binding protein: MRLAALALLCVLCLAAPARAADPASVTVGYIPVGDCLQLYVAEAEGSFAAEGLAVKGLAMKGGAVIAPAVEGGEVAIGWSNTVSIILAHGRGFDFAFLAPGAEGKAGTNDVHALLVPAASPVASVKDLAGKTVAINTLGNINEAAMRALAEKAGLAPEAVRLVEVPFPDMATALAKGSVDAALTLEPFVTDAVSRGAARILDPSPHAAFGDPYLIGAWFAKKSWIDSHPREAAAFARAVAKASAFIAAHPEKAREILAARTRLSPELATKIALPRFPEALDPAALQGVIDVCARFGLIAEPFPAAGLLAVPGH; the protein is encoded by the coding sequence ATGCGCCTCGCCGCCCTCGCCCTGCTCTGCGTCCTTTGCCTGGCCGCCCCGGCCCGGGCCGCCGACCCCGCTTCCGTCACCGTGGGCTACATCCCGGTGGGCGACTGCCTGCAACTCTACGTGGCCGAGGCCGAAGGCTCTTTCGCGGCCGAGGGCCTGGCCGTCAAAGGCCTGGCCATGAAGGGCGGCGCGGTCATCGCCCCGGCCGTGGAAGGCGGCGAGGTCGCCATCGGCTGGTCCAACACCGTGTCCATCATCCTGGCCCACGGCCGGGGCTTCGATTTCGCCTTCCTGGCCCCCGGCGCCGAGGGCAAGGCCGGCACCAACGACGTCCACGCCCTGCTCGTGCCGGCCGCTTCGCCGGTCGCTTCCGTCAAGGACCTGGCCGGCAAGACCGTGGCCATCAATACGCTCGGCAACATCAACGAGGCGGCCATGCGCGCCCTGGCCGAGAAGGCGGGGCTGGCCCCGGAGGCGGTCCGGCTGGTGGAAGTGCCCTTCCCGGACATGGCCACCGCCCTGGCCAAGGGCTCGGTGGACGCGGCCCTGACCCTGGAGCCTTTCGTCACCGACGCCGTCTCGCGCGGCGCGGCCCGCATCCTCGACCCCTCGCCCCACGCCGCCTTCGGCGACCCCTACCTCATCGGCGCCTGGTTCGCCAAAAAGTCCTGGATCGACAGCCATCCCCGGGAGGCGGCCGCCTTCGCCCGGGCCGTGGCCAAGGCGTCGGCCTTCATTGCCGCCCACCCGGAAAAGGCCCGGGAGATCCTGGCCGCGCGCACCCGGCTTTCGCCGGAACTGGCCACGAAAATCGCCCTGCCGCGTTTCCCCGAGGCCCTGGACCCGGCCGCCCTGCAAGGCGTGATCGACGTCTGCGCCCGCTTCGGGCTCATCGCCGAGCCCTTCCCGGCGGCCGGGCTCCTGGCCGTTCCCGGGCATTGA
- a CDS encoding glutamate synthase yields MCRLFALSSRDPVSPMRAIEALNVMKEGHDGSGVGLFLHDLGGPFAETKDAPILSGIFTEDGLKRLDAFMDERGFVTKATLVLDPRTKTPEGTPIRGVYMARAYEIPADLKAASKAERELTYMAIRVALRLTGEERDDIRVFSFWPDTIMVKEVGDPLTVAEYLGLDRPELFARRILAQGRQNTNYAINLYACHPFFLQGVCTMTNGENTAFIPIKEYLLSRGFAGYMGYQSDSEVFAHIMHFTLSRLGLGIEYYKHVITPLSDTEMEGHPDRALLGRIKQTCRKLIIDGPNCVIGCLPEGTMFMVQDRKKLRPGVVGGHDGIFAFSSEICGLDAAIPDRDPRADVQPMHLDTAIVRPECQEVTLCNQLQSLPRPH; encoded by the coding sequence ATGTGCCGCTTATTCGCCCTCAGCAGCCGGGACCCCGTGTCCCCCATGCGCGCCATCGAGGCGCTCAACGTCATGAAGGAAGGGCACGACGGCTCCGGCGTCGGCCTGTTTCTCCATGACCTGGGCGGCCCTTTCGCGGAAACGAAGGACGCGCCGATCCTCTCCGGCATCTTCACCGAGGACGGCCTCAAGCGCCTGGACGCCTTCATGGACGAACGAGGCTTCGTGACCAAGGCCACCCTGGTGCTCGATCCCCGCACCAAGACCCCGGAGGGCACCCCCATCCGCGGCGTCTACATGGCCCGGGCCTACGAGATCCCGGCCGACCTCAAGGCCGCCTCCAAGGCCGAGCGCGAGTTGACCTACATGGCCATCCGCGTGGCCCTGCGCCTTACGGGCGAGGAACGCGACGACATCCGCGTCTTCTCCTTCTGGCCCGACACCATCATGGTCAAGGAAGTCGGCGACCCCCTGACCGTGGCCGAATACCTGGGACTGGACCGGCCCGAGCTTTTCGCCCGGCGCATCCTGGCCCAGGGCCGCCAGAACACCAACTACGCCATCAATCTCTACGCCTGCCATCCGTTTTTCCTGCAAGGCGTGTGCACCATGACCAACGGCGAGAACACGGCCTTCATTCCCATCAAGGAATACCTGCTCTCGCGCGGGTTCGCCGGCTACATGGGCTACCAGTCCGATTCCGAGGTCTTCGCCCACATCATGCATTTCACCTTGAGTCGCCTGGGCCTTGGCATCGAATACTACAAGCACGTCATCACGCCGCTTTCCGACACCGAGATGGAAGGCCATCCCGACCGGGCGCTGCTCGGGCGCATCAAGCAGACCTGCCGCAAGCTCATCATCGACGGCCCCAACTGCGTCATCGGCTGCCTGCCCGAGGGCACCATGTTCATGGTCCAGGACCGCAAGAAGCTGCGGCCGGGCGTGGTCGGCGGCCATGACGGCATCTTCGCCTTCTCCTCGGAAATCTGCGGCCTGGACGCGGCCATACCCGACCGCGACCCCCGCGCCGACGTGCAACCCATGCACCTGGACACGGCCATCGTGCGCCCCGAATGCCAAGAGGTCACCTTATGCAATCAACTGCAGTCATTACCCCGTCCACACTAA
- a CDS encoding glutamate synthase-related protein: MQSTAVITPSTLSVVDLPWQVEWNKDTCTLCGRCTSVCPVSAIELGVFRKRSVEATIALQKKPTNSYSIYYGIRQRTDPAYRCIGCGMCNMVCPNNAIAPRLRPEATTLKFHNNRGGAARTRGGRRNDTGSLLDQIKFIRISMLTDPALDAGRHEFELRTLLGRVLPPEDGLAALADNAWVPAVREIYPLMIGSMSFGALSPNMWEGLVMGVSYLNEELGMPVRMCTGEGGCPPRLLRSRFLKYMVLQIASGYFGWDEIIKALPDMKEDPCAIEIKYGQGAKPGDGGLLMWYKVNKLIAAIRGVPQGVSLPSPPTHQTQYSIEESVAKMIQSMSMAWGFRVPVYPKISGTTTSTAVLNNLVRNPYAAGLAIDGEDGGTGAAYNVSMNHMGHPIATNLRDCYENLCIAGKQNEIPLIAGGGIGKNGNLAANAAALIMLGASAVQSGKYIMQAAAGCLGSEHDRCNVCNIGVCPKGITSQDPRLYRRLDPELVAERLVDVFLSFDTELRKIVAPLGRSTSLPVGMSDALGIGDYHAANRLKIKYVV, translated from the coding sequence ATGCAATCAACTGCAGTCATTACCCCGTCCACACTAAGCGTCGTCGATCTCCCCTGGCAGGTCGAGTGGAACAAGGACACCTGCACCCTGTGCGGGCGCTGCACCTCCGTGTGCCCGGTGAGTGCCATCGAGCTCGGGGTCTTCCGCAAGCGTAGCGTCGAGGCGACCATCGCCCTGCAGAAAAAGCCGACCAACAGCTACTCGATCTACTACGGCATCCGCCAGCGCACCGACCCGGCCTACCGCTGCATCGGCTGCGGCATGTGCAACATGGTCTGCCCCAATAACGCCATCGCCCCCAGGCTGCGCCCGGAAGCCACCACGCTCAAGTTCCACAACAACCGCGGCGGCGCGGCCCGTACCCGTGGCGGGCGGCGCAACGATACCGGCAGCCTGCTCGACCAGATCAAGTTCATCCGCATTTCCATGCTCACCGACCCGGCCCTGGACGCCGGGCGCCACGAGTTCGAGCTGCGCACGCTTTTAGGCCGCGTGCTGCCCCCCGAGGACGGCCTGGCCGCCCTGGCCGACAACGCCTGGGTGCCGGCGGTGCGCGAGATCTATCCGCTGATGATCGGCTCCATGTCCTTTGGCGCGCTTTCCCCCAACATGTGGGAAGGCCTGGTCATGGGCGTGTCCTACTTGAACGAGGAACTGGGCATGCCGGTGCGCATGTGCACGGGCGAGGGCGGCTGTCCGCCCAGGCTCCTGCGCTCGCGCTTCCTCAAGTACATGGTGCTGCAGATCGCCTCGGGCTATTTCGGCTGGGACGAGATCATCAAGGCCCTGCCCGATATGAAGGAAGACCCCTGCGCCATCGAGATCAAGTACGGCCAGGGGGCCAAGCCCGGCGACGGCGGGCTCCTCATGTGGTACAAGGTCAACAAGCTCATCGCCGCCATCCGCGGCGTGCCCCAGGGCGTGTCCCTGCCGAGCCCGCCCACCCACCAGACCCAGTACTCCATCGAGGAGTCCGTGGCCAAGATGATCCAGTCCATGTCCATGGCCTGGGGATTCCGCGTGCCGGTCTACCCGAAGATCTCCGGCACCACGACCTCCACGGCCGTGCTCAACAACCTCGTGCGCAACCCCTACGCGGCCGGCCTGGCCATCGACGGCGAGGACGGCGGCACCGGGGCGGCCTACAACGTGTCCATGAACCACATGGGCCATCCCATCGCCACCAACCTGCGCGACTGCTACGAGAACCTGTGCATCGCCGGCAAGCAGAACGAGATTCCGCTCATTGCCGGCGGCGGCATCGGCAAGAACGGCAACCTGGCCGCCAACGCCGCCGCCCTGATCATGCTCGGGGCCAGCGCCGTGCAGTCCGGCAAATACATCATGCAGGCCGCGGCCGGCTGCCTCGGTTCGGAGCACGACCGCTGCAACGTCTGCAACATCGGCGTGTGCCCCAAGGGCATCACCTCCCAGGATCCGCGCCTCTACCGCCGCCTGGACCCCGAACTCGTGGCCGAACGCCTGGTGGACGTGTTTTTGTCCTTCGATACGGAGCTGCGCAAGATCGTCGCGCCGCTGGGTCGCTCCACGTCGCTGCCCGTCGGCATGTCCGACGCCCTGGGCATCGGCGACTACCACGCGGCAAACCGCCTCAAGATCAAGTACGTGGTCTAG